One genomic window of Punica granatum isolate Tunisia-2019 chromosome 1, ASM765513v2, whole genome shotgun sequence includes the following:
- the LOC116193276 gene encoding EKC/KEOPS complex subunit bud32, with the protein MAMGIDADGNNGSLILLKQGAEARVFESNFVGRRCIIKERFSKKYRHPSLDSKLTLKRLNAEARCMTKARKLGVLTPALYAVDPVIHTLTFQFVEGPSVKDIFLEFGLNGVVEERLNDIAAQIGDAIGKLHDGGLIHGDLTTSNMLIQSGTNQLVLIDFGLSFTSTLPEDKAVDLYVLERALLSMHSSCGNVMDRILAAYRKSSKQWSSTMNKLAQVRQRGRKRTMVG; encoded by the exons ATGGCCATGGGGATTGATGCTGATGGTAACAATGGCTCTCTCATTCTCCTCAAGCAAGGAGCTGAAGCA CGGGTTTTCGAGTCGAATTTCGTGGGAAGAAGGTGCATAATCAAGGAGCGCTTCTCGAAGAAGTACCGCCATCCTTCCTTGGATTCCAAACTCACTCTCAAGCGTCTGAATGCG GAGGCACGATGCATGACGAAAGCTAGAAAACTCGGGGTCCTGACACCAGCTCTTTATGCTGTCGACCCAGTCATACATACCTTAACATTTCAATTCGTGGAAGGCCCTTCCGTAAAGGATATATTTCTTGAGTTTGGGCTTAACGGTGTTGTAGAAGAACGCCTCAATGATATCGCTGCACAGATCGGGGATGCGATTGGAAAACTTCATGATGGGGGTCTCATCCATGGTGATTTGACCACTTCTAACATGTTAATCCAGAGTGGTACAAATCAGCTG GTCCTTATTGATTTCGGCCTGAGCTTTACTTCAACTCTTCCAGAAGATAAAGCTGTTGATCTTTATGTACTTGAACGAGCTCTATTGTCGATGCATTCCTCTTGCGGAAATGTG ATGGACCGGATACTTGCAGCATACAGGAAGTCCTCGAAACAGTGGTCGTCTACGATGAATAAGCTAGCTCAAG TGAGGCAAAGGGGTCGGAAGCGAACCATGGTTGGATGA